Part of the Pseudomonadota bacterium genome, CGAGGCTCTTCAAGAGCCGCCCGATGGTGTTGGGCCGCGGATCTTCGGGGATGTTGAGCGCCACCACCGGCGAGCACTCGGTGATGCCGTACCCCTCGAGGATGCGCGCCCCCGGGCACTGCTCAGCCACCAGGTCGTACAGGCGCGGCGGACACTCCTCGGCCCCGGTCACCGCCAGGCGCAGCGACGACGCCTGTTGCTTATTGGCTGCCCGCAGCATGCCGTTGAGGAAGGTGGGCGTGGCCAGCGCCAGGGTGGCTTTGTAGGCCCCCAGGGTCTGGGCGAGCACCGGCCCCTCGGTGGGGTTGGCATGGAACACGGCCGGCAGGCCTGCGGCCAGCGACAGCACCATGTTGCCGGACAGGCCGAACGAGTGGAACGGCGGCAGCATGGCCAGCAGGCGGTCGCGTCCCGACACCGCCGATTCGACCATGGCCAGCACGTCGTGGAGCTGGCTGAGAATGTTCGCGTGGGTGAGGGGCACCGCCTTGGGCAGGCTCTCTGAACCGCTGGTGAACAAAATGGCGGCGGTCTCGGTCACCTTGGCGCTGCGCAGGCTGCGCCACGACAGACGGCTCTGCAGCGCCGCCTTCAGCTTGTCGAGCTTGCCCAGGGCCGCGCCCATGTCCTCGAGATAGACGAACCGCTCCTCGACCCCCGTGAGGTCGAGGCCCTGCTGCTTGAGCTTCGTGACCAGGGGCTTCACCGTGATGATGCGCTCGGTGCCTGTGAGCGCAATGCCGTGCAGCAGGTTTCGTCGCCCCACGGTCCAGTTGAACATGACGGGGGTGCGACCGGCGAAGAGCACCGTGAGGTACGACAGGCAGGCCGCCACGGTGGCGGGCAGCATGATGCCCACGCGCTCGCCGGACATGGCCTGCACCGCGGGCCGCAAGGCGAGCACGCCGGTGATGAGATCGTTCCAGGTCTTCACCCCGCTGACGGTATCGGCCACGATGGCGCTGCCCGGTGCCCGGGCCGCCTGGGCAAGAAAGGCCTCGGCGATGTTCTTCGCGCCCGGCGCCACCGAAAGCTTGCGGTCGCTCTCGGCCTTGAACCAGTGCGCCGGCGGGGGATGCACCCACACCTCGGCGCGGGCCATGGCCTCGCCGGTGGCGGCAAGAAGCACGTCGGCCACCGTGCGCAGCGAGTCGGTGTTGCCCTGGGGAAAGCCGAACTCGGACTCGAGCCACACCATGAGGTCGGCCCGCACCAGGCTGTCGAGCCCCAGGGTCTGGGCCAGCAGATCGTCTTCGTGCAAGGTCTTGGCGCCGCTCAGCTCCTTGAGCTTGCCCTCGACCAGCTGGCGCGTCGCGAAGGGCACCGTGTCGGCGCTGACGCGGCCGCCGCCCCAGTCCGGATCGGCCATCTCGCGCACGCCGCCGCGCTCCCAGATGGTGTAGGGCACGTAGGTGGCCGCCGGCGCGTCGACATTGTACCACGCCTCGAGCCAGGGGTTGATGACGGTGCGATCGGCCACGCGCGGGAAGTCGGTGGGCTCTTCGAAGGTGATGTCGACCCGCCGCTTGGGAGCGAAGAAGATGCCGCTCGAGAGCAGTTGGCCCACGCTGCGCTTTGCAATGGCCGCGATGTCCGGGTCGCGACCGCAGTGCAGCGAGAAGCTCGACCCCCACAGGCCGCGGGTGCGCACCAGCACGACGCGCACATCCGGGAGCTCGCGCAGGATGGTCTCGACCGCGCTGGTGCCCCGCACCACCTCATTGCGGCTGCGCAGGGTGCCGCCGGCGGGATACAGGATGACGTTGTCGCCCGCGCGCAGCGCCTCGACGCTCTGGGCCAGCACCTCTTCGATCTTGGACGCGGCGTCCTTGCCGTAGCGCGCCACGGTGGGGATGCGGAAGGTGCGCACCTGCTGGGCGAACCAGCGGATGCCCGGGAGATCGACGGCGTCGGCGTCGGCGAAGGGGCGAGGATTGAAATCGGCCATCAGCGACGTGGTCACGATCACCGGATCGATGAGCGCCGGATGGGTGGGCAGGAACAGGATGCCCTTCGTGCCCCGGGCCTTGATGGCGTCGAGATGGTGAAGGTGGATGTCGTAGCGCAGGCTCAGCAGCCCGAGCAAGGTAGAGCGAATCGCGTTCAGCATGCCTGAGAGATTGGCGGTGGGGCCCGCTGAATCCCGCTCAGCGCGCCCGCGCGCCGAACGCCACACGGACAGGGCGAGCGCCTGCGGGCGGCTTCAGCGCGCCCGCGCGTCGAACGCCACACGGACAAGGCGAGCGCCTGCGGGCGGCTTCAGCGCGCCCGCGCGTCGCCCTGTTCAGAAGTAACGAACTCGGCGTATGAGCCCTCGAAGGCGCGCAGGCCACCGTCGCCGATCTTGAAGACGCGGTTCGAGACCTGCTTGAGGAAGTGGCGATCGTGGCTCACCAGCAGAATGGTGCCCTCGAACTCGCAGAGGGCGTCGAGCAGCACCTCGCGCGAGCCCATGTCGAGGTGGTTCGTGGGTTCGTCGAGCACCAGCAGGTTCACCGGGCTCGAGAGGATCATGGCCAGCACCACGCGGCTCTTCTCGCCGCCGGAGAGCACCGAGATCTTCTTGTGCACGTCGTCGCCGCTGAACAGGAAGCACCCCAGCAGCGCGCGCACCTGGCCCACGGTGGCGGAGGGCATGGCCTCGTATACCTGCTCGAAGACCGTCTTGCTCGGATCGAGGCGATCGAGGGCGTTCTGGCTGAAGTAGCCCATGTTCACGCTCGACCCCAGCGCCGCGCTGCCATCGGTGGGCTCGGTGGCCTGGGCGATCATCTTGAGCAGCGTCGACTTGCCCGCGCCGTTCACCCCCACCACCGCCACCTTGTCGAGGCGCTTCACCATGGCGTTCACGTCGCTGAGCACGCGCTTGTCGGAGCCGTCGGGGCGCGGCCACACCTTGCCAACGCCATTGAGCTTCACCACGTCTTCACCGCTTCGGGGAGGCTTGGGGAACTCGAAGCGCACGGTGCGCTGCTCTTCCGGAAGCTCGATGCGCTCGATCTTCTCGAGCTTCTTCACCCGCGACTGCACCTGCGACGCGTGCGACGCGCGAGCGGCGAAGCGGGCGATGAAGTTCTCCTCCTTGGCGAGCATGTCTTGCTGGCGCTTGTGCGCAGAGGCCTGCTGCTCGTTGCGGATGTTGCGCTCGCGCTCGTAGAAGTCGTAGTTGCCACCGAAGGTGGTGATGGTGGCGTAGTTCACCTCGATGATCTTGGTCACCACGCGGTTCATGAACTCGCGGTCGTGGCTTGTGAGGATGAGGGTGCCCTCGTAGCGGCGCACCCAGTCCTCGAGCCAGATGATAGACTCGAGATCGAGGTGGTTGGTGGGCTCGTCCATGAGCAGCACGTCCGGGTTCTGCACCAATATGCGCGCCATGGCGATGCGCATCTTCCACCCGCCGCTGAAGGTCTCGACGGCGTGGTTCTGATCTTCTTTCGGAATGCCCAGCCCCGTCAGGATGGCCTCGGCCTGGGTCTCGACCTCGTAACCTCCCGCCGTCTCGAAGTCATGGCGCACGTCGCCGTAGCGGTCGAGCACGCGCTGCATCTCGTCGTCGTCGAGCGGCTCGGAGAGCTTCGCCTCGAGCTCGGCGATCTCGGCCGCCAGGCGGCTGATGGGACCGGCCCCGTCGAGCACCTCTTGCAGCGCCGAGCGACCGCTCATCTCGCCCACATCCTGCGAGAAGTACCCGATGCGGATCTTCGTCGGCACCGACACGTGCCCGTCTTCGATGCCCTCCTGACCCGTGATGATGCGAAACACCGTCGACTTGCCGGCGCCGTTCGGCCCGACGAGACCGATCTTCTCCCCCGGGTTGGCCTGGAACGAGGCGCCGGCATACAGCGCGCGTCCGCCGAACGACTTGGTGACGTTGGAGAAGTGGATCATGACAGGCCTCCGTGGGGAAGTGTGAAGGGCGCGCGAATGACGCGCTGCGTCTGGATGGACGGCCTCATGTTAGGGCTGTCCCCCCAAAATCCTCCGCGCGAAGCGCGGAGGCACCTTGAAGCTACGCTCAGGGCGCGCGGGCGTCAGCGCACGCGATAGGTCAGCACGTGATATGGCTTTGACTGCAGCCGTCGGAAGCCCTCGAGGTCAGCGCTCTCGTGCTCCTTACCCCAGCGCCCCTCTTGCTCGAGCGCGCGCGCCATGGGTGCATATCCCAGCTCCTCGGCCAGGTCGGGCCGCAGCGTGAACACCACAACGCCCCCCGGACGAACCACCCGCACCCACTCGCGCATGCAATCCGGCGCGGCGTGCGCCTGGGTCAGCACCCCGACCGAGACGAGCCCCTCGAACTGGTCGTCGCCGAACGGTAGCAGCGCATCGGCCCGCACCTGATGGAGCGATGCGTACACCCCGCGAGCCTCCGCGCGGGCCAACATCTCGCGTGACAGGTCGGCGGCGGACACGCGGGTGAATCCCCGCGCGTGCAGCGACTGGCCCACGAGTCCGGTGCCGGCGCCGAAGTCGAGCACCGGCGCCGCGATCGAGACGCGCTCGGCAAGAACCTTCGCCGCCTCCTCCGGACCGCCCCAGCCCAGATCCTCGGTCATGTCGTGGTCATAGGTGGCGGCCCAGACGTCGTAGGCCCGCTCGAGCTCTCCTGGAGAGACCGCGCTGTACACGCGCCCCAGGTTCTCTTGCAGCAGATCGTTGGTGGGTTGCATGGGTCGAGAGTTTACCGATGCGGCAAGCGCCCCCTGCAAGAGCCCGTGGCGCTCGGCTCTGCGGCCTCTGAGAGGCGACCGGTCGGAACAGTCGGAGCGATGTTAACATCACAGCGCAGACCTCGGGACGTCGGTGCAGGTAAGATGCGCCTCGACAGCCGTCACACCTCACCAGGAGCATCCCCCCGATGAACGCTTCCCTCGCCCTCCCCTCGCGCCTGCAGCGCACTCCCATGCCCGCGGCGGCGATCCCCCCCGCCGCCGCTTCCGACGCCACACACGACGCCGCGGCAACCACCGCCGCGCCGGTGGCTGTCCAGATCGACACCCTCGACGCGCCGCAGGTCTGGAAGGAGGGCTTCACGGGCAAAGGCATCGGCATCGCCATCCTCGACACGGGGGCGGGGCCGCACCCGGATTTCCGCAGCCGCCTCGTCGCCTTCAAGGACTTCGTTCACGCCGGCAGCACGCCGCCCGATGACGCAGACCCCGCCCACGCCTACGACGATGAAGGCCATGGCACGGCCGTGGCGACGGTCGCCGCGGGCGACGGCACCGCGGGACAGGCCATCGGATCGGCGCCCGGCGCCAACGTGATCAGCCTGAAGGCCGTGGGGTCTGACGGCATGGCCTGGGCCGCGAACGTG contains:
- a CDS encoding ABC transporter ATP-binding protein; the protein is MIHFSNVTKSFGGRALYAGASFQANPGEKIGLVGPNGAGKSTVFRIITGQEGIEDGHVSVPTKIRIGYFSQDVGEMSGRSALQEVLDGAGPISRLAAEIAELEAKLSEPLDDDEMQRVLDRYGDVRHDFETAGGYEVETQAEAILTGLGIPKEDQNHAVETFSGGWKMRIAMARILVQNPDVLLMDEPTNHLDLESIIWLEDWVRRYEGTLILTSHDREFMNRVVTKIIEVNYATITTFGGNYDFYERERNIRNEQQASAHKRQQDMLAKEENFIARFAARASHASQVQSRVKKLEKIERIELPEEQRTVRFEFPKPPRSGEDVVKLNGVGKVWPRPDGSDKRVLSDVNAMVKRLDKVAVVGVNGAGKSTLLKMIAQATEPTDGSAALGSSVNMGYFSQNALDRLDPSKTVFEQVYEAMPSATVGQVRALLGCFLFSGDDVHKKISVLSGGEKSRVVLAMILSSPVNLLVLDEPTNHLDMGSREVLLDALCEFEGTILLVSHDRHFLKQVSNRVFKIGDGGLRAFEGSYAEFVTSEQGDARAR
- a CDS encoding class I SAM-dependent methyltransferase translates to MQPTNDLLQENLGRVYSAVSPGELERAYDVWAATYDHDMTEDLGWGGPEEAAKVLAERVSIAAPVLDFGAGTGLVGQSLHARGFTRVSAADLSREMLARAEARGVYASLHQVRADALLPFGDDQFEGLVSVGVLTQAHAAPDCMREWVRVVRPGGVVVFTLRPDLAEELGYAPMARALEQEGRWGKEHESADLEGFRRLQSKPYHVLTYRVR